One Vairimorpha necatrix chromosome 7, complete sequence DNA segment encodes these proteins:
- a CDS encoding protein DDI1-like, translated as MIIREQRPSVKEIHLGGRINEHELEILVDCGATRNYINSEWVERFDLILKEDVAIVTEFGNNNTETSNKTISTSIFMPLLDKDRWITFYELEKSKNYFNIGIEILMNNDVRLDFGKDTISMEGKDYSFLHEEHQLDLDDLLCRNINFKCSEKKDIDKMISLYKENNYKYA; from the coding sequence ATGATAATTAGAGAACAGAGGCCAAGCGTCAAAGAGATTCATTTGGGTGGGAGGATCAATGAACATGAGCTAGAGATTTTAGTGGATTGTGGTGCAACCAGAAACTACATTAATAGTGAGTGGGTAGAGCGCTTCGATTTAATCCTTAAAGAAGACGTGGCAATAGTTACAGAATTTGGTAATAATAATACGGAAACGAGCAACAAAACAATAAGCACGAGTATATTTATGCCATTGCTTGATAAAGACAGGTGGATAACATTTTACGAATTAGAAAAGagcaaaaattattttaatattgggattgaaattttaatgaatAATGATGTGCGCTTAGACTTTGGAAAGGACACAATAAGCATGGAAGGTAAAGATTATAGCTTTCTGCACGAGGAACATCAGTTAGATTTAGATGACTTGCTTTGCAGAAACATCAATTTCAAGTGTAGCGAGAAAAAAGACATAGATAAAATGATAAGTCTATACAAAGagaataattataaatatgcttaa